The DNA segment CGGCGCGCGCACCAGGGTCGCGGTCTACCCGCCCTGGTTCCTCGCGGACGCCTGAACGGCCCCGTCGCCCGACGGCGCCCGCCCCGCGGCATCCGCTTCGAGGGGTTCCAGCGGCGGCTCCTCGAAGAGGGCCCGCTGGGCCTCCTCGGCACGGGCCAGACGCGACAGTCCGTCGCTGCGGTGATGCCCGAACACCCAGTACCGGTAGAGCAGGAACCGGAACGCCGTTCCCAGCCCGAGTCCGATGACGTTCGAGGCGATGTTGTCGGCGAGCAGGCTCGTGAACCCGAGCACGTGGTGGCTCACCCACAGGCAGGCGAGCGAGATCGCCATGCCGCCGAGCGAGACGACCGCGTACTCGGCGAACTCGCGCAGCGCGTGCCTCCTGCGGTGCCGCCGGAAGGTCCAGTACCGGTTGCCGACCCAGTTGAACACGATCGCGACGCTCGTCGAGATCACCTTCGCGCCGATCGCGGTCTGGGCCCACGTGCCCTCGCCGAACACGCCGACCCTCAGGGCGTTGAACAGCGCGACGTCGATCGCGAACCCGATCAGCCCGACGACGCCGAACTTCACGAGGTAGGCGAGCACCCCGTGCCACGCCCGGCCGAGCAGGGCGGGCAGCGAGGAGGTCACCCCGGGATCCTACCGAGCGCTCGCCGTAGACTGGGACGTCGCGGCCGCCGGTGCCGCGGGAACGGATGGTGCGTCAGGTGCGAGTCGGAGTGATCGGCGCGGGGCAACTCGCCCGCATGATGATCCCCGCTGCGATCGAGCTCGGCGTCGAACTGCGCGTGCTCGCCGAAGCCGAGGGCATGTCGGCCGGGCTCGCCGCCGACCGGGTGGGCGACTACACCGACATCGACCAGGTGCTGCCGTTCGCGCGCGAGGTCGACGTCGTCACGTTCGATCACGAGCACGTGCCCCAGGACGTGCTGCGTGCGCTCGTGGACGCGGGCGTCGCCGTGCACCCCGGACCCGACGCGCTGCGCTACGCGCAGGACAAGCTGCTCATGCGCGAGCGGCTCTCCGAGCTCGGCCTGCCGGTGCCCGAATGGGCGCGGGTGAGCACTCCCGGCGAACTCGACGCGTTCATCGGGGCGCACGACGGCGCGGCCGTCGTCAAGACCCCGCGCGGCGGATACGACGGCAAGGGCGTGCGGGTGGTCCGGTCGGCGGCCGAGGTCGCCGAGTGGTTCTCCGCCATCGCGGAAGACGGTCGCGACGGGGCGCTGCTCGTCGAGGAGCTCGTCGACTTCCGCCGCGAACTGGCCCAGCTGGTCGCCCGCCGGCCCTCCGGCGAGGTCGCGGCGTGGCCGCTCGTCGAGACCCTCCAGGTCGGCGGGGTGTGCAGCGAGGTCATCGCGCCCGCCCCGCACTCGGCGGGCCGCCTCTCCGACGTCGCCGCCGACGTCGCGATCTCCATCGCCGAGGGCCTCGGCGTCACCGGCGTGCTCGCGGTCGAGCTCTTCGAGACCACCGACGACCGGATCCTCGTCAACGAGCTCGCGATGCGACCCCACAACTCCGGCCACTGGAGCATGGACGGCTCGACGACGGGCCAGTTCGAGCAGCACCTGCGGGCCGTGCTCGACCTCCCGCTCGGCGGCACCGGAACCCACGCCGACTGGTCGGTCATGGTGAACCTGCTGGGCGGACCGGCCGAGGGCACCCTCGACGACCGGTACCGCGGTGCGCTCGCCTCGCACCCGACCGTGAAGGTGCACAACTACGGCAAGTCCCCGCGTCCCGGCCGCAAGGTCGGGCACGTGACCGCGGTCGGCGACGACCTCGACGAGGCCGTGTACGAGGCCCGCGCGGCCGCAGCCGGGCTGCAGGAGTAGACGACGCCCGATCGCGAACCTCCGCCGGCAGCCGCCGACGGGCGGGCGGCGCTGCCGGGAACTCGCAGGCGCGAGCCCTAATATCTATCGGGTGATCGAAGCCAACTCCACCACCCCCCTCGTCGGCGTCGTCATGGGCTCCGACTCCGACTGGTCCGTCATGCGCGACGCGTCGGAACTGCTGGACGAGTTCGGCGTCCCGCACGAGGTCGAGGTGGTCTCGGCGCACCGCACCCCCGAGAAGATGATCGCCTACGGCAAGCAGGCCGCGGCCCGTGGCATCCGGGTCGTCATCGCCGGCGCCGGGGGCGCCGCGCACCTGCCGGGGATGCTCGCCTCGGTGACCACGCTGCCCGTGGTCGGCGTCCCCGTGCCGCTGTCCCGGCTCGACGGGCTCGACTCGCTGCTCTCGATCGTGCAGATGCCCGCAGGCGTCCCCGTCGCGACGGTGTCGATCGGCGGGGCGAAGAACGCCGGACTCATCGCGGTCAAGATCCTCGCGACGGCCGACGACGACCTGCGCGTCGCACTCGAGGCGTACGCCGCGTCGCTGGCCGCACTCGTCGAGGAGAAGAACGAACGGTTGAAGTCGAGCCGATGAGCCTGGCCGAGAGCCCGATCCGCTACCCCGACACCCGGTCGCGGCCGCTGATGACGCGTCGCGGATGGTGGCTCGTGGTGCTCAACATCCTCATCCCGGGCTCGGCGCAGTCGCTCGCCGGCAGCCACCGGCTGGGCCGGATCGGCCTCGGCGCGACGCTCGTCCTGTGGACCCTGCTCGGCATCGCCCTCGTCATGCGCTTCACGGCGCCCGCAGTGCTGTACTCGCTCCTGGCCAACAGCGTCATGCTGTGGGTGCTCGCCATCCTCCTCGTCGGCTACGGCGTGCTCTGGGTCGTGCTCACGCTCGACACCCTGCGCCTGGTCCGCCTCGTGAAGACCGATCCGTCGGCGCGCGGATGGCTGGCCCTCGTCGCAGCCGGCGTCATGGTGCTCGTCTCGGGCGGAGCCGCGTACGGCGCGTACGTCGCCACGACCGCGAGCGGGTTCCTGTCGTCCGTGTTCGTCGCGGGGCCCAGCGAGCCCCCGGTCGACGGCAGGTACAACATCCTGCTGCTCGGCGGCGACTCCGGGCCCGACCGCGAAGGGATGCGTCCCGACTCGATGACCGTCGCGTCGATCGACGCGGACACCGGCCAGGCCGTGCTCATCGGTCTCCCGCGCGACCTCGAGGACGTCCCGTTCCCCGACGGATCGCCGCTCGCCGCCGTCTACCCGGAGGGGTACGGGTCGATCGACGGCTGCGAGGTCGACGTGTGCCTGCTCAACTCGATCTACACCGAGGTCGAACTGAAGAGCCCGGAGATGTACCCGGACGCCGTCGCGCAGGGGAGCCTGCCGGGCATCGAGGGCATGCGGGATGCCGCGGCCGGCGTCACCGGCCTCGACATCCAGTACTACGTCCTCATCGACATGCAGGGCTTCGAAGCCCTCATCGACGCCCTCGGCGGCGTCGACGTCACGGTCGAGCAGCGCCTGCCGATCGGCGGCGACGAGAACCTCCAGAACGTCGACGGATGGGTCGAGGCCGGCCCCCAGCACATGAACGGCTACACGGCCCTCTGGTTCGCGAGGGCCAGGCACGGCACGAGCGACTACGACCGGATGGAGCGGCAGCGCGTCCTGCAGGAGGCGATCCTGCGCCAGTTCACGCCCGCGAACGTGCTCACCAAGTTCCAGGCCGTCGCCGAAGCGGGCGCGGACACGGTCAAGACCGACATCCCCCAGTCGATGCTCGGCTACTTCGTCGACCTGGCCGGCAAGACCAGGGGACTGCCGGTGCAGACCCTCGAACTCACGCCGGAGAGCGGCATCGATCCCGCCGAGCCCGACTGGGAGCAGATCCACCTCATGGTTCAGGAGGCGCTCGTGCCCGTCACGCCCGCGCCGACCGAGGAGCCCGCAGCCGAGTGATCCGGCGCGGCCACGGGCTCAGAGGTCGGCGTGCAACTGCCAGATGCGCTCGGCCGAGTCGCGCCAGTCGAACGCGTTCGCCCGGTCGCCGCCCGACACGGAGAGCCGATCGGCCAGCTCGGCCCGCTCGAGCACCGTCGTGACCGCCGCCGCGAGCCGATCGGCGTAGCCGTCGCCGCCGACGCCGATTGCGACGGCGAGCCCGGCCTCGGCCGCGACCTCCACGTAGGCGGGCGCGTCGGAGTGGATCACGGGGACGCCCAGGCTGAACGCCTCGATGAGCGACGTGCCGTCGCCCTCCTCGTGGCTCGGCGCCACGAATGCCGTGGCCCCCGCGAGCACCACCGCGAGCGCCGCCTCGTCGCCCGGCTCGATCGCGCGCACGCGTGCCGGGGCGACGCCGGACTCCTCGGCGACGGTGGCGAGGTGCTGCTCGCCGTACGACTCGGGGCCGAGGACCACGAGCGGGATCTCGGGCACCCCCGACCGGCCGAGCGCGCGCAGCAGGTCGACCACGCCCGTGCGGGGCTCGAGCGAACCCTCGACGAGGAGGTACTCGGACGGGAGGTCGAGCGCGCGTGCGATCGCGTCGCCGTGCTCGGGGATGCGCAGCCCCGGTCTCGGTGCCGTGCCGACGACCCGGACCCGGTCGCCGAGGTCGACGATCCCGGCGAGCCGCTCGGCGAGCGCGTGGGTCGGCACGACCACGGCGTCGGCGTGCTTCCGTGCCCGCTTGAGCATGGCCTTCTGCCAGGCGACCGAGGTGC comes from the Agromyces marinus genome and includes:
- a CDS encoding GtrA family protein — its product is MTSSLPALLGRAWHGVLAYLVKFGVVGLIGFAIDVALFNALRVGVFGEGTWAQTAIGAKVISTSVAIVFNWVGNRYWTFRRHRRRHALREFAEYAVVSLGGMAISLACLWVSHHVLGFTSLLADNIASNVIGLGLGTAFRFLLYRYWVFGHHRSDGLSRLARAEEAQRALFEEPPLEPLEADAAGRAPSGDGAVQASARNQGG
- a CDS encoding 5-(carboxyamino)imidazole ribonucleotide synthase; its protein translation is MMIPAAIELGVELRVLAEAEGMSAGLAADRVGDYTDIDQVLPFAREVDVVTFDHEHVPQDVLRALVDAGVAVHPGPDALRYAQDKLLMRERLSELGLPVPEWARVSTPGELDAFIGAHDGAAVVKTPRGGYDGKGVRVVRSAAEVAEWFSAIAEDGRDGALLVEELVDFRRELAQLVARRPSGEVAAWPLVETLQVGGVCSEVIAPAPHSAGRLSDVAADVAISIAEGLGVTGVLAVELFETTDDRILVNELAMRPHNSGHWSMDGSTTGQFEQHLRAVLDLPLGGTGTHADWSVMVNLLGGPAEGTLDDRYRGALASHPTVKVHNYGKSPRPGRKVGHVTAVGDDLDEAVYEARAAAAGLQE
- the purE gene encoding 5-(carboxyamino)imidazole ribonucleotide mutase, whose protein sequence is MGSDSDWSVMRDASELLDEFGVPHEVEVVSAHRTPEKMIAYGKQAAARGIRVVIAGAGGAAHLPGMLASVTTLPVVGVPVPLSRLDGLDSLLSIVQMPAGVPVATVSIGGAKNAGLIAVKILATADDDLRVALEAYAASLAALVEEKNERLKSSR
- a CDS encoding LCP family protein; its protein translation is MSLAESPIRYPDTRSRPLMTRRGWWLVVLNILIPGSAQSLAGSHRLGRIGLGATLVLWTLLGIALVMRFTAPAVLYSLLANSVMLWVLAILLVGYGVLWVVLTLDTLRLVRLVKTDPSARGWLALVAAGVMVLVSGGAAYGAYVATTASGFLSSVFVAGPSEPPVDGRYNILLLGGDSGPDREGMRPDSMTVASIDADTGQAVLIGLPRDLEDVPFPDGSPLAAVYPEGYGSIDGCEVDVCLLNSIYTEVELKSPEMYPDAVAQGSLPGIEGMRDAAAGVTGLDIQYYVLIDMQGFEALIDALGGVDVTVEQRLPIGGDENLQNVDGWVEAGPQHMNGYTALWFARARHGTSDYDRMERQRVLQEAILRQFTPANVLTKFQAVAEAGADTVKTDIPQSMLGYFVDLAGKTRGLPVQTLELTPESGIDPAEPDWEQIHLMVQEALVPVTPAPTEEPAAE
- a CDS encoding glycosyltransferase translates to MSTTLRVIVDQLIAPVPGPLGRYSAALAGALIETAPAGCSVEGIVSSSLPADYERVEHALPGLSGLYRSSLARRELAAAWQFGVTTSPGGGMIHAPSLFAPLRRHDRSTSGEQVVVTVHDVLAWTHPESLTSTSVAWQKAMLKRARKHADAVVVPTHALAERLAGIVDLGDRVRVVGTAPRPGLRIPEHGDAIARALDLPSEYLLVEGSLEPRTGVVDLLRALGRSGVPEIPLVVLGPESYGEQHLATVAEESGVAPARVRAIEPGDEAALAVVLAGATAFVAPSHEEGDGTSLIEAFSLGVPVIHSDAPAYVEVAAEAGLAVAIGVGGDGYADRLAAAVTTVLERAELADRLSVSGGDRANAFDWRDSAERIWQLHADL